A single Fusarium oxysporum Fo47 chromosome IV, complete sequence DNA region contains:
- a CDS encoding Nse1 non-SMC component of SMC5-6 complex-domain-containing protein translates to MSSHEFNHGDRAFLQAILARGTITFEEARPILTAIFNANRRHSADEEGDEVRTDQITEEHFQEAIDKASEAASLFDYEIRSTFHQITKRRIWALVNTTSDPQTQLATTYSHEEISFIKRVLDAMFEKFNTPRMEVMAITEMQAIKLARPNRRESQIDVETQTQTTVDKGLKHSEVEAVLANLVEGGWFEKSNEGFYTLSPRALLELRPWLVESYNDPDLGLRDWQRIKFCEACKDPVTIGLRCAEVDCNFRLHEVCEEAFWRTRRDSKCPRCSTEWSSHKFTGERAVTSTDAFQRGRRKNGSGWQRSTLADEVIRDEGGADEVEDEDVDDA, encoded by the coding sequence ATGAGTAGCCATGAATTCAACCACGGGGATAGAGCCTTTCTCCAGGCCATTTTAGCTCGAGGAACGATTACTTTCGAAGAAGCCCGTCCTATCCTTACTGCGATATTCAATGCCAACCGCAGGCACAGCGCAGATGAGGAGGGAGACGAAGTACGAACAGATCAAATCACCGAAGAACACTTTCAAGAGGCCATAGACAAAGCTTCAGAAGCGGCATCGCTTTTTGACTACGAAATCCGAAGTACTTTTCACCAAATTACCAAGAGACGAATATGGGCTTTGGTCAATACCACGTCCGATCCGCAGACGCAACTCGCTACCACATACAGCCACGAAGAAATCTCGTTCATTAAACGTGTTCTAGACGCTATGTTTGAAAAGTTCAACACCCCCCGTATGGAAGTCATGGCTATCACCGAGATGCAGGCCATCAAACTGGCGCGGCCGAACCGAAGAGAAAGCCAGATCGATGTGGAAACGCAGACGCAAACAACTGTAGACAAAGGACTTAAGCATAGTGAAGTAGAAGCTGTACTCGCAAATTTGGTTGAGGGAGGGTGGTTTGAGAAGAGTAACGAGGGGTTCTATACATTGTCACCCCGAGCGTTGTTGGAGTTGCGACCCTGGCTAGTTGAAAGCTACAACGACCCGGATCTTGGGCTACGCGACTGGCAGCGCATCAAGTTTTGCGAAGCATGCAAGGATCCAGTTACGATTGGTCTGAGATGCGCAGAGGTGGATTGCAACTTCCGACTCCATGAGGTATGTGAGGAGGCTTTCTGGCGAACTAGGCGAGACAGCAAATGCCCACGATGCTCTACCGAGTGGTCAAGTCATAAGTTCACAGGCGAGCGAGCGGTCACATCGACGGATGCTTTCCAACGGGGACGGCGGAAGAATGGTAGCGGCTGGCAACGTAGCACACTCGCCGATGAGGTTATCCGTGACGAAGGAGGGGCAGATGAGGTAGAAGACGAGGACGTTGATGACGCCTGA